A single region of the Lycium barbarum isolate Lr01 chromosome 2, ASM1917538v2, whole genome shotgun sequence genome encodes:
- the LOC132626814 gene encoding PWWP domain-containing protein 4-like isoform X3 yields the protein MDWRDFLHLLHIPFSSVKMGSDKSKGSGSGSIDMCSQVEFRGYNCKSCSVGPDMYDTSKLVAGGEVHIADAEGESKNILCFGDLVWGKVPSHSWWPGQIYDESLVPSPRCGKKRDGSVLVAFYGDGSYAWLDYDQIIPFEPHFEEKSNKSKIQTFVVAVEEAVDELKKRAVLGLTCFCQGNFQPARIQGLYKVDVSGYEPGAIYSSKQIKKCRDGFQPHGVFSFVKKLAMSPRSLQNFYDIISRAKVTAYRKTVFEENDETYDEAFDEFEKGDETYDQAFGVKASSSEDPADFSKDGNQRKEFSKDGIKGIATRRNKTVEGLQIKCSLKMGSDKSKNLLGFGDLVWGKVPSHPWWPGQVYDESLIRSPLCHKKRDGSVLVAFYGDFEYAWLDNDQIIPFEPHFEEKSNKSKIQTFIVAVEEAIDELKKRAALGLTCFCQGSSQPTRIAGLYEVDVSGYDSGAIYSSKQIKKCRGGFQPHEMFSFVKKLAMSPRSLQNVYGIINCAKVTAYRKAVFEDNDETYDEAFDEFEKCDEIYDQAYGVKASSSEDPADFSKDGHQLKGTVGSQVDQGDCSKESCKGETKRKRLEESPPDDPGRKGKFQKDAFFDNLVTKSGEEIDGIYCCKSGETVKKKKHNKLNDYAAPQNGGLLSDLLASACDPFSGVELGNATGAFKHLEQYQKSCCPDEHEKTNKKRTLLKCQDEHMTRKEELRDLSKKYGDQKLLTPQEGDDVEIQSILSVQFEKKFTEESARKAEPTMLVIKFPPQTMLPTASELKAKFAYFGPFDESATRILGGSATCQIVFMYKSNAQAAHDYAVESRTLFNFDVNYHLTDFDGSEEFMGESFDDIRSFEGEPHHMSFQELPLQSDTDLKSFPKENSKCGEETVSSSIQYKHEVASLDETVVAINAKYSMDEGWKSHYQQNLSAINCSDLSLQLANLFQKCNEILGGIEGSQDQ from the exons ATGGACTGGAGAGATTTTCTCCATTTGCTTCACATTCCTTTCAG TTCagtgaaaatgggaagtgataaatcAAAAGGATCAGGATCTGGCTCTATAGATATGTGCAGTCAGGTTGAGTTTAGGGGTTATAATTGTAAAAGTTGTAGTGTTGGACCTGATATGTATGACACTAGCAAATTGGTGGCTGGTGGTGAGGTCCATATTGCTGATGCTGAAGGAGAATCGAAGAATATATTATGCTTTGGAGACCTTGTTTGGGGAAAGGTACCATCTCATTCGTGGTGGCCAGGGCAAATATACGATGAGAGTCTAGTACCTTCTCCACGATGCGGTAAAAAGAGAGATGGTTCAGTTCTAGTCGCCTTTTATGGTGATGGTAGTTATGCGTGGCTTGATTATGATCAAATCATCCCTTTTGAACCTCATTTTGAAGAGAAGTCaaacaagtcaaaaattcaaaCTTTCGTTGTGGCAGTTGAAGAAGCTGTTGATGAGCTGAAAAAGAGAGCAGTACTTGGCTTGACTTGCTTCTGCCAGGGTAATTTTCAGCCTGCAAGAATTCAAGGGCTTTATAAAGTTGATGTGAGCGGGTATGAACCTGGGGCCATTTATTCGTCAAAGCAGATTAAAAAATGTAGAGATGGTTTCCAGCCACATGGGGTGTTTTCATTTGTAAAGAAGTTAGCCATGTCTCCAAGATCGTTGCAGAATTTTTATGATATAATTAGCAGAGCAAAGGTTACTGCTTACAGAAAAACAGTTTTTGAAGAGAATGATGAGACCTATGATGAGGCATTTGATGAATTTGAAAAAGGTGATGAGACCTATGATCAGGCATTTGGAGTGAAAGCCTCAAGCTCAGAGGATCCTGCAGATTTTTCAAAAGACGGGAATCAACGTAAAG AATTTTCAAAAGACGGGATCAAGGGGATTGCCACAAGGAGAAATAAGACTGTTGAAGGCTTGCAGATTAAATG TTCACTGAAAATGGGAAGTGACAAATCAAAGAATTTATTAGGCTTTGGAGACCTTGTTTGGGGAAAGGTACCGTCTCATCCATGGTGGCCAGGACAAGTATACGATGAGAGTCTAATACGTTCTCCACTATGCCATAAAAAGAGAGATGGTTCAGTTCTAGTCGCCTTTTATGGTGATTTTGAATATGCGTGGCTTGATAATGATCAAATCATTCCTTTTGAGCCTCATTTTGAGGAGAAGTCaaacaagtcaaaaattcaaaCTTTCATTGTGGCAGTTGAAGAAGCTATTGATGAGCTGAAAAAGAGAGCAGCACTTGGCTTGACTTGCTTCTGCCAGGGTAGTTCTCAGCCTACAAGAATTGCAGGGCTCTATGAAGTTGATGTGAGCGGGTATGACTCTGGGGCCATTTATTCATCAAAGCAGATTAAAAAATGTAGAGGTGGTTTCCAGCCACATGAGATGTTTTCATTTGTAAAGAAGTTGGCCATGTCTCCAAGATCTTTACAGAATGTTTATGGAATAATTAACTGTGCAAAGGTTACTGCTTACAGAAAAGCAGTTTTTGAGGATAATGATGAGACGTATGATGAGGCATTTGACGAATTTGAAAAATGTGATGAGATCTATGATCAAGCATATGGAGTGAAAGCCTCAAGCTCTGAGGATCCTGCAGATTTTTCAAAAGACGGACATCAACTTAAAG GTACTGTTGGGTCTCAGGTAGATCAAGGGGATTGCTCCAAGGAGTCATGTAAAGGAGAAACTAAAAGGAAGAGGTTGGAAGAGTCTCCACCAGATGATCCGGGTCGGAAAGGCAAGTTCCAAAAGGATGCCTTCTTTGACAATCTGGTAACAAAATCAGGTGAAGAAATTGATGGAATCTATTGTTGCAAAAGTGGAGAAACTGTCAAAAAGAAGAAACATAACAAGCTTAATGACTATGCTGCACCACAAAATGGTGGTCTTTTGTCCGATTTGCTAGCTTCTGCGTGTGATCCATTTTCTGGAGTAGAACTGGGAAATGCTACTGGTGCATTTAAGCATTTGGAGCAATACCAAAAGAGTTGTTGTCCAGATGAACATGAGAAGACTAACAAAAAGCGGACACTCTTGAAATGCCAAGACGAACATATGACTAGGAAAGAAGAGTTGAGGGACTTGTCAAAGAAGTATGGTGACCAAAAACTTTTGACACCCCAAGAAGGTGATGACGTCGAAATCCAATCAATATTGTCAGTGCAGTTTGAAAAGAAGTTTACCGAGGAGTCTGCAAGGAAAGCTGAACCAACAATGCTGGTAATAAAGTTCCCTCCTCAAACCATGCTCCCAACTGCTTCAGAATTAAAAGCCAAGTTTGCATATTTTGGGCCATTTGATGAATCAGCTACCCGTATCTTGGGGGGATCAGCAACATGTCAAATTGTATTCATGTACAAGTCTAATGCTCAGGCTGCACATGACTACGCAGTCGAAAGTAGAACCTTGTTCAACTTTGATGTGAATTACCACTTAACAGACTTTGATGGTTCAGAAGAGTTCATGGGAGAAAGTTTTGATGACATTCGATCTTTTGAAGGTGAACCACATCATATGTCATTCCAGGAGTTGCCTTTGCAGTCCGATACTGACTTGAAGTCATTCCCCAAGGAAAACTCAAAGTGCGGGGAAGAGACTGTTTCTTCTAGCATTCAGTATAAGCATGAAGTTGCTAGTTTGGATGAGACTGTTGTGGCCATTAATGCAAAATATTCCATGGATGAGGGCTGGAAGAGTCATTATCAACAGAATCTCAGTGCCATTAACTGTTCAGATTTGTCACTTCAGTTGGCTAACCTTTTCCAGAAGTGCAATGAAATTTTGGGTGGGATTGAAGGGTCACAAGACCAGTAG
- the LOC132626814 gene encoding PWWP domain-containing protein 4-like isoform X1 translates to MQHYYVYNIADCKKETTFHIRLITAFLFLSISSSYTNKCSICIYFVYEKISHYLTRRNNSVECLPIKSSVKMGSDKSKGSGSGSIDMCSQVEFRGYNCKSCSVGPDMYDTSKLVAGGEVHIADAEGESKNILCFGDLVWGKVPSHSWWPGQIYDESLVPSPRCGKKRDGSVLVAFYGDGSYAWLDYDQIIPFEPHFEEKSNKSKIQTFVVAVEEAVDELKKRAVLGLTCFCQGNFQPARIQGLYKVDVSGYEPGAIYSSKQIKKCRDGFQPHGVFSFVKKLAMSPRSLQNFYDIISRAKVTAYRKTVFEENDETYDEAFDEFEKGDETYDQAFGVKASSSEDPADFSKDGNQRKEFSKDGIKGIATRRNKTVEGLQIKCSLKMGSDKSKNLLGFGDLVWGKVPSHPWWPGQVYDESLIRSPLCHKKRDGSVLVAFYGDFEYAWLDNDQIIPFEPHFEEKSNKSKIQTFIVAVEEAIDELKKRAALGLTCFCQGSSQPTRIAGLYEVDVSGYDSGAIYSSKQIKKCRGGFQPHEMFSFVKKLAMSPRSLQNVYGIINCAKVTAYRKAVFEDNDETYDEAFDEFEKCDEIYDQAYGVKASSSEDPADFSKDGHQLKGTVGSQVDQGDCSKESCKGETKRKRLEESPPDDPGRKGKFQKDAFFDNLVTKSGEEIDGIYCCKSGETVKKKKHNKLNDYAAPQNGGLLSDLLASACDPFSGVELGNATGAFKHLEQYQKSCCPDEHEKTNKKRTLLKCQDEHMTRKEELRDLSKKYGDQKLLTPQEGDDVEIQSILSVQFEKKFTEESARKAEPTMLVIKFPPQTMLPTASELKAKFAYFGPFDESATRILGGSATCQIVFMYKSNAQAAHDYAVESRTLFNFDVNYHLTDFDGSEEFMGESFDDIRSFEGEPHHMSFQELPLQSDTDLKSFPKENSKCGEETVSSSIQYKHEVASLDETVVAINAKYSMDEGWKSHYQQNLSAINCSDLSLQLANLFQKCNEILGGIEGSQDQ, encoded by the exons ATGCAACATTACTACGTATACAACATAGCAGACTGCAAAAAAGAGACAACTTTCCATATTCGACTAATAACAGCCTTTTTATTCCTCTCTATCTCCTCTTCATATACAAACAAATGTAGTATATGCATTTACTTTGTGTATGAAAAAATCAGCCATTATTTAACAAGGAGAAACAACAGTGTTGAATGCTTGCCTATTAAAAG TTCagtgaaaatgggaagtgataaatcAAAAGGATCAGGATCTGGCTCTATAGATATGTGCAGTCAGGTTGAGTTTAGGGGTTATAATTGTAAAAGTTGTAGTGTTGGACCTGATATGTATGACACTAGCAAATTGGTGGCTGGTGGTGAGGTCCATATTGCTGATGCTGAAGGAGAATCGAAGAATATATTATGCTTTGGAGACCTTGTTTGGGGAAAGGTACCATCTCATTCGTGGTGGCCAGGGCAAATATACGATGAGAGTCTAGTACCTTCTCCACGATGCGGTAAAAAGAGAGATGGTTCAGTTCTAGTCGCCTTTTATGGTGATGGTAGTTATGCGTGGCTTGATTATGATCAAATCATCCCTTTTGAACCTCATTTTGAAGAGAAGTCaaacaagtcaaaaattcaaaCTTTCGTTGTGGCAGTTGAAGAAGCTGTTGATGAGCTGAAAAAGAGAGCAGTACTTGGCTTGACTTGCTTCTGCCAGGGTAATTTTCAGCCTGCAAGAATTCAAGGGCTTTATAAAGTTGATGTGAGCGGGTATGAACCTGGGGCCATTTATTCGTCAAAGCAGATTAAAAAATGTAGAGATGGTTTCCAGCCACATGGGGTGTTTTCATTTGTAAAGAAGTTAGCCATGTCTCCAAGATCGTTGCAGAATTTTTATGATATAATTAGCAGAGCAAAGGTTACTGCTTACAGAAAAACAGTTTTTGAAGAGAATGATGAGACCTATGATGAGGCATTTGATGAATTTGAAAAAGGTGATGAGACCTATGATCAGGCATTTGGAGTGAAAGCCTCAAGCTCAGAGGATCCTGCAGATTTTTCAAAAGACGGGAATCAACGTAAAG AATTTTCAAAAGACGGGATCAAGGGGATTGCCACAAGGAGAAATAAGACTGTTGAAGGCTTGCAGATTAAATG TTCACTGAAAATGGGAAGTGACAAATCAAAGAATTTATTAGGCTTTGGAGACCTTGTTTGGGGAAAGGTACCGTCTCATCCATGGTGGCCAGGACAAGTATACGATGAGAGTCTAATACGTTCTCCACTATGCCATAAAAAGAGAGATGGTTCAGTTCTAGTCGCCTTTTATGGTGATTTTGAATATGCGTGGCTTGATAATGATCAAATCATTCCTTTTGAGCCTCATTTTGAGGAGAAGTCaaacaagtcaaaaattcaaaCTTTCATTGTGGCAGTTGAAGAAGCTATTGATGAGCTGAAAAAGAGAGCAGCACTTGGCTTGACTTGCTTCTGCCAGGGTAGTTCTCAGCCTACAAGAATTGCAGGGCTCTATGAAGTTGATGTGAGCGGGTATGACTCTGGGGCCATTTATTCATCAAAGCAGATTAAAAAATGTAGAGGTGGTTTCCAGCCACATGAGATGTTTTCATTTGTAAAGAAGTTGGCCATGTCTCCAAGATCTTTACAGAATGTTTATGGAATAATTAACTGTGCAAAGGTTACTGCTTACAGAAAAGCAGTTTTTGAGGATAATGATGAGACGTATGATGAGGCATTTGACGAATTTGAAAAATGTGATGAGATCTATGATCAAGCATATGGAGTGAAAGCCTCAAGCTCTGAGGATCCTGCAGATTTTTCAAAAGACGGACATCAACTTAAAG GTACTGTTGGGTCTCAGGTAGATCAAGGGGATTGCTCCAAGGAGTCATGTAAAGGAGAAACTAAAAGGAAGAGGTTGGAAGAGTCTCCACCAGATGATCCGGGTCGGAAAGGCAAGTTCCAAAAGGATGCCTTCTTTGACAATCTGGTAACAAAATCAGGTGAAGAAATTGATGGAATCTATTGTTGCAAAAGTGGAGAAACTGTCAAAAAGAAGAAACATAACAAGCTTAATGACTATGCTGCACCACAAAATGGTGGTCTTTTGTCCGATTTGCTAGCTTCTGCGTGTGATCCATTTTCTGGAGTAGAACTGGGAAATGCTACTGGTGCATTTAAGCATTTGGAGCAATACCAAAAGAGTTGTTGTCCAGATGAACATGAGAAGACTAACAAAAAGCGGACACTCTTGAAATGCCAAGACGAACATATGACTAGGAAAGAAGAGTTGAGGGACTTGTCAAAGAAGTATGGTGACCAAAAACTTTTGACACCCCAAGAAGGTGATGACGTCGAAATCCAATCAATATTGTCAGTGCAGTTTGAAAAGAAGTTTACCGAGGAGTCTGCAAGGAAAGCTGAACCAACAATGCTGGTAATAAAGTTCCCTCCTCAAACCATGCTCCCAACTGCTTCAGAATTAAAAGCCAAGTTTGCATATTTTGGGCCATTTGATGAATCAGCTACCCGTATCTTGGGGGGATCAGCAACATGTCAAATTGTATTCATGTACAAGTCTAATGCTCAGGCTGCACATGACTACGCAGTCGAAAGTAGAACCTTGTTCAACTTTGATGTGAATTACCACTTAACAGACTTTGATGGTTCAGAAGAGTTCATGGGAGAAAGTTTTGATGACATTCGATCTTTTGAAGGTGAACCACATCATATGTCATTCCAGGAGTTGCCTTTGCAGTCCGATACTGACTTGAAGTCATTCCCCAAGGAAAACTCAAAGTGCGGGGAAGAGACTGTTTCTTCTAGCATTCAGTATAAGCATGAAGTTGCTAGTTTGGATGAGACTGTTGTGGCCATTAATGCAAAATATTCCATGGATGAGGGCTGGAAGAGTCATTATCAACAGAATCTCAGTGCCATTAACTGTTCAGATTTGTCACTTCAGTTGGCTAACCTTTTCCAGAAGTGCAATGAAATTTTGGGTGGGATTGAAGGGTCACAAGACCAGTAG
- the LOC132626814 gene encoding PWWP domain-containing protein 4-like isoform X2, whose protein sequence is MFSIVHSTNLFSLLGVDKNNIINLNGSVKMGSDKSKGSGSGSIDMCSQVEFRGYNCKSCSVGPDMYDTSKLVAGGEVHIADAEGESKNILCFGDLVWGKVPSHSWWPGQIYDESLVPSPRCGKKRDGSVLVAFYGDGSYAWLDYDQIIPFEPHFEEKSNKSKIQTFVVAVEEAVDELKKRAVLGLTCFCQGNFQPARIQGLYKVDVSGYEPGAIYSSKQIKKCRDGFQPHGVFSFVKKLAMSPRSLQNFYDIISRAKVTAYRKTVFEENDETYDEAFDEFEKGDETYDQAFGVKASSSEDPADFSKDGNQRKEFSKDGIKGIATRRNKTVEGLQIKCSLKMGSDKSKNLLGFGDLVWGKVPSHPWWPGQVYDESLIRSPLCHKKRDGSVLVAFYGDFEYAWLDNDQIIPFEPHFEEKSNKSKIQTFIVAVEEAIDELKKRAALGLTCFCQGSSQPTRIAGLYEVDVSGYDSGAIYSSKQIKKCRGGFQPHEMFSFVKKLAMSPRSLQNVYGIINCAKVTAYRKAVFEDNDETYDEAFDEFEKCDEIYDQAYGVKASSSEDPADFSKDGHQLKGTVGSQVDQGDCSKESCKGETKRKRLEESPPDDPGRKGKFQKDAFFDNLVTKSGEEIDGIYCCKSGETVKKKKHNKLNDYAAPQNGGLLSDLLASACDPFSGVELGNATGAFKHLEQYQKSCCPDEHEKTNKKRTLLKCQDEHMTRKEELRDLSKKYGDQKLLTPQEGDDVEIQSILSVQFEKKFTEESARKAEPTMLVIKFPPQTMLPTASELKAKFAYFGPFDESATRILGGSATCQIVFMYKSNAQAAHDYAVESRTLFNFDVNYHLTDFDGSEEFMGESFDDIRSFEGEPHHMSFQELPLQSDTDLKSFPKENSKCGEETVSSSIQYKHEVASLDETVVAINAKYSMDEGWKSHYQQNLSAINCSDLSLQLANLFQKCNEILGGIEGSQDQ, encoded by the exons ATGTTCTCGATTGTACATTCTACAAATCTATTCTCTTTGTTAGGAGTTGacaaaaataatatcatcaattTGAATGG TTCagtgaaaatgggaagtgataaatcAAAAGGATCAGGATCTGGCTCTATAGATATGTGCAGTCAGGTTGAGTTTAGGGGTTATAATTGTAAAAGTTGTAGTGTTGGACCTGATATGTATGACACTAGCAAATTGGTGGCTGGTGGTGAGGTCCATATTGCTGATGCTGAAGGAGAATCGAAGAATATATTATGCTTTGGAGACCTTGTTTGGGGAAAGGTACCATCTCATTCGTGGTGGCCAGGGCAAATATACGATGAGAGTCTAGTACCTTCTCCACGATGCGGTAAAAAGAGAGATGGTTCAGTTCTAGTCGCCTTTTATGGTGATGGTAGTTATGCGTGGCTTGATTATGATCAAATCATCCCTTTTGAACCTCATTTTGAAGAGAAGTCaaacaagtcaaaaattcaaaCTTTCGTTGTGGCAGTTGAAGAAGCTGTTGATGAGCTGAAAAAGAGAGCAGTACTTGGCTTGACTTGCTTCTGCCAGGGTAATTTTCAGCCTGCAAGAATTCAAGGGCTTTATAAAGTTGATGTGAGCGGGTATGAACCTGGGGCCATTTATTCGTCAAAGCAGATTAAAAAATGTAGAGATGGTTTCCAGCCACATGGGGTGTTTTCATTTGTAAAGAAGTTAGCCATGTCTCCAAGATCGTTGCAGAATTTTTATGATATAATTAGCAGAGCAAAGGTTACTGCTTACAGAAAAACAGTTTTTGAAGAGAATGATGAGACCTATGATGAGGCATTTGATGAATTTGAAAAAGGTGATGAGACCTATGATCAGGCATTTGGAGTGAAAGCCTCAAGCTCAGAGGATCCTGCAGATTTTTCAAAAGACGGGAATCAACGTAAAG AATTTTCAAAAGACGGGATCAAGGGGATTGCCACAAGGAGAAATAAGACTGTTGAAGGCTTGCAGATTAAATG TTCACTGAAAATGGGAAGTGACAAATCAAAGAATTTATTAGGCTTTGGAGACCTTGTTTGGGGAAAGGTACCGTCTCATCCATGGTGGCCAGGACAAGTATACGATGAGAGTCTAATACGTTCTCCACTATGCCATAAAAAGAGAGATGGTTCAGTTCTAGTCGCCTTTTATGGTGATTTTGAATATGCGTGGCTTGATAATGATCAAATCATTCCTTTTGAGCCTCATTTTGAGGAGAAGTCaaacaagtcaaaaattcaaaCTTTCATTGTGGCAGTTGAAGAAGCTATTGATGAGCTGAAAAAGAGAGCAGCACTTGGCTTGACTTGCTTCTGCCAGGGTAGTTCTCAGCCTACAAGAATTGCAGGGCTCTATGAAGTTGATGTGAGCGGGTATGACTCTGGGGCCATTTATTCATCAAAGCAGATTAAAAAATGTAGAGGTGGTTTCCAGCCACATGAGATGTTTTCATTTGTAAAGAAGTTGGCCATGTCTCCAAGATCTTTACAGAATGTTTATGGAATAATTAACTGTGCAAAGGTTACTGCTTACAGAAAAGCAGTTTTTGAGGATAATGATGAGACGTATGATGAGGCATTTGACGAATTTGAAAAATGTGATGAGATCTATGATCAAGCATATGGAGTGAAAGCCTCAAGCTCTGAGGATCCTGCAGATTTTTCAAAAGACGGACATCAACTTAAAG GTACTGTTGGGTCTCAGGTAGATCAAGGGGATTGCTCCAAGGAGTCATGTAAAGGAGAAACTAAAAGGAAGAGGTTGGAAGAGTCTCCACCAGATGATCCGGGTCGGAAAGGCAAGTTCCAAAAGGATGCCTTCTTTGACAATCTGGTAACAAAATCAGGTGAAGAAATTGATGGAATCTATTGTTGCAAAAGTGGAGAAACTGTCAAAAAGAAGAAACATAACAAGCTTAATGACTATGCTGCACCACAAAATGGTGGTCTTTTGTCCGATTTGCTAGCTTCTGCGTGTGATCCATTTTCTGGAGTAGAACTGGGAAATGCTACTGGTGCATTTAAGCATTTGGAGCAATACCAAAAGAGTTGTTGTCCAGATGAACATGAGAAGACTAACAAAAAGCGGACACTCTTGAAATGCCAAGACGAACATATGACTAGGAAAGAAGAGTTGAGGGACTTGTCAAAGAAGTATGGTGACCAAAAACTTTTGACACCCCAAGAAGGTGATGACGTCGAAATCCAATCAATATTGTCAGTGCAGTTTGAAAAGAAGTTTACCGAGGAGTCTGCAAGGAAAGCTGAACCAACAATGCTGGTAATAAAGTTCCCTCCTCAAACCATGCTCCCAACTGCTTCAGAATTAAAAGCCAAGTTTGCATATTTTGGGCCATTTGATGAATCAGCTACCCGTATCTTGGGGGGATCAGCAACATGTCAAATTGTATTCATGTACAAGTCTAATGCTCAGGCTGCACATGACTACGCAGTCGAAAGTAGAACCTTGTTCAACTTTGATGTGAATTACCACTTAACAGACTTTGATGGTTCAGAAGAGTTCATGGGAGAAAGTTTTGATGACATTCGATCTTTTGAAGGTGAACCACATCATATGTCATTCCAGGAGTTGCCTTTGCAGTCCGATACTGACTTGAAGTCATTCCCCAAGGAAAACTCAAAGTGCGGGGAAGAGACTGTTTCTTCTAGCATTCAGTATAAGCATGAAGTTGCTAGTTTGGATGAGACTGTTGTGGCCATTAATGCAAAATATTCCATGGATGAGGGCTGGAAGAGTCATTATCAACAGAATCTCAGTGCCATTAACTGTTCAGATTTGTCACTTCAGTTGGCTAACCTTTTCCAGAAGTGCAATGAAATTTTGGGTGGGATTGAAGGGTCACAAGACCAGTAG